CCAGCGCAGCACGTGCAGCGCGGGGCCGAAGTTCTCGCGGGTGAGCTGCGACAGCGACTGCAATTCCCAAGCGCGCGGCGCGAAGAACGTGCCGTGCTCGGTGCCGGGCCCCAGCTTGGCTTCGGCGATCAGCTTGGCGCTGCCCTGCATCTTGCCGGCGTGCTCGTCGAGCAGGCATTTGGCGTCGTTGTCGATCACCGGGCCGACGTCGGTCGACAGCAGGCCCGGATCGCCCACCGTCAGTTCGGCCATCGCGCCGGCCAACATGCCGATCACCTTGTCGGCGATGTCGTCCTGCACGTACAGCACGCGCGCGGCCGAACAGCGTTGGCCGGCGGAAGTGAACGCGGACGACAGCGCATCCTTGACCAGTTGCTCGGGCAGCGCGGACGAATCGGCGATCAGCGCATTCTGGCCGCCGGTCTCGGCGATCAGTACGCCGATCGCGGCGTCGCGCGCGGCCAACGCCCGGTTGATGGCGCGCGCGGTGTCGGTGGAGCCGGTGAAAGCGACGCCGGCCACGCGCGGATCGCGGGTCAACGTCGCGCCGACGGTGGCGCCGTCGCCGGGCAGGAACTGCAATACGGCTTCGGGCACGCCGGCTTCGTGCAGCAATTTGACTGCGGCGTAGCCGATCAGGTTGGTCTGTTCGGCCGGCTTGGCCAGCACCGCGTTGCCAGCGGCGAGTGCGGCGGCGATCTGGCCGGTGAAGATGGCCAGCGGGAAATTCCACGGACTGATGCAGACGAACACGCCGCGGCCCTGCAGTTGCAACGTGTTGGATTCGCCGGTCGGACCGGGCAGCGGCTCCGGCGCGAACAGCTTGCGCGCCTGGCCGGCGTAATAGCGCAGGAAGTCGACCGCTTCGCGCACTTCGGCCACGCCGTCGGCGATGGTCTTGCCGGCTTCCTTGGTGCACAGCGCGATGTATTGCGGCATGCGCTGCTCGAGCAGGTCGGCGGCGTGCTCCAGGATGGTGGCGCGCGATGCGGCGGGCATGCGGTCCCAGGCCGGTTGCGCGGCGACGGCGTTCTGCAGCGCTTTCTCCACGGTGGCCGCATCGGCGGCCTGCCACTGGCCGACGGTCTGGCGGCGGTCGGCAGGATTGGTCACGGCGATATCCGGGCCGGCGGCTTTCGCGCCCGGCACCAGCGGTTCGGCGCGCCAGTTCGCGGTGGCGGCGTTGACCTGCTGCGCCAGTTCGCGCAGCTGGTCGTCGTTGGCAAGGTTGATGCCCATGGAATTGTCTCTCTCGAAGCCTTGCGACCGGTACAGATCGACCGGCAGCGGAATACGGGGATGCGGAATGGATTCGAACGCGGCGACGGTTTCCACCGGATCCCGGATCAGGTCGTCGATGGCCACGTCTTCGTCGGTGATGCGGTTGACGAAGCTGGAATTGGCGCCGTTTTCCAGCAGGCGCCGCACCAGGTAGGGCAGCAGGTCTTCGTGCGAACCCACCGGCGCGTAGACACGGCAGGGCACGTCGAGGCGATCCTTCGGAATCACTTCCGCATAGAGATCGTCGCCCATGCCATGCAGCTTCTGGAATTCGAACGGCGGTGCGCTTAAGCCCCTCTCCCGTTGGGAGAGGGGTTGGGGCGAGGGTTCGGAGTACGACGAGCGTTCCAGCTCGCGTCGCTCCGCCGTACCCTCATCCGCCCTTCGGGCACCTTCTCCCGAGGGGAGAAGGGAGAGCGAAAGGCGATGTATCGCCGCGATCGTATGCGCATTATGCGTAGCGAACATCGGATAGATCGCATCGCTCGCCTGCATCATTCGCCTGGCGCAGGCGAGATAAGACACGTCCGTATTCGGCTTGCGGGTGAACACCGGATAGCCGGGCTGCCCATCCACTTGAGCGCGCTTCACTTCCGAATCCCAGTACGCGCCTTTCACCAGCCGCACCGGAATGCGGCGTCCGGTCCTGCGCGCCAGGTCGGCCAGATAGTCGATCACGTACGGCGCGCGCTTCTGGTAGGCCTGCACCGCCAGGCCGTAGCCCTGCCAGCCGTCGAGCGATTTGTCGGCGTAGGCCGCGGAGATCACATCCAGCGACAGTTCCAGGCGATCGGATTCCTCGGCGTCGATGGTGAAACCGATGCCGTAGGACTTGGCGATCTGCGCCAGTTCCAGCACGCGCGACGTCAGTTCGGCCAATACGCGCTCGCGCTTGGCGTGTTCGTAGCGCGGATGCAGCGCGGACAGCTTCACCGAGATGCTGGGGGCGGCGAACACGTCGGCGAACGGGCCGCTCTTGCCTATGGCGTGGATCGCGAGCCGGTAAGCATCGAGATAGCGCAGCGCATCCTTCGTGGTCAGCGCGCCCTCGCCGAGCATGTCGAACGAGTAGCGGTAGTGGGCGTTGTCTCCCTTGCGCGACCGCGTCAGCGCCTCGTCGATCGTGCGCCCCATCACGAACTGGTGACCCATGATCCGCATGGCCTGGCGCACCGCCAGCCGGATCACCGGCTCGCCGACGCGGCCGACCAGGCGCTTGAAGGCGTTGTGCACGTCGCGTTTGGTGTCGTCGGCCAGGTCGACCAGGTGCCCGGTCAGCATCAGGCCCCAGGTGGAGGCGTTGACCAGCACCGAATCGGACTGGCCCATGTGCTTGCGCCAGTCGGCTTCGCCCAGCTTGTCGCGGATCAGGCGGTCGGAGGTGCCCTGGTCGGGGATGCGCAGCAGCGCCTCGGCCACGCACATCAGCAGCACGCCTTCCTCGCTGCCCAGGTCGTACTGGCGCATGAAAGCCTCGATCGCGCCCTGATCCTGCGCGCGGGCGCGGACGCGGCGCACCAGCTCCGCGGCGGTAGCCTGGATCGCGGCGCGGTCGGCATCGGGCTGCCGGGCCTGCGACAGCAGTTCGGCCACGTGCGCGGTTTCGTCGCGGCTCCAGGCCGCGGTGATGGCCGCACGCAGCGCAGAAGGCGGGGCGGGGAGTTCGGACGAGAGGATTTGGGTCACGATGGCATCGGCGGACGCAAGACCGCAGATTCTAGCGTTTGCGCGGGTTTCGCGGCAGTCGCGCGAGCGCGTACGGCACCGTCTGGCTTGCCCGAGAAGGCCCTCGGGAGCTACCATTTCGCAGTTTTCCGCGGTCGCAAGCCCGTTCACCGTCCGATCCGGCCGCCCTGCGCGCCGGTTGCGGCGGTCGTCGGCTGCGGACGCTCCATACCGACGACGACAGTCCTGTAAATCGGGGTCTAGGCAAAGATGAATCTAGCGCGTGCGATGCGATGGGGAATGTTGGCGGCTTTGATGCCCTGCTTGGCGTGGGCGCAGCCGCACGATCCGCACCGCTGGCAGTTGAACATGCGGAAGGGCGTGACCCATACCGCCCAGATCGCGTGGGAATCCCACATGATCGTGCTATGGATCTGCGTGGTGATCGGCGTGCTGGTGTTCGGCGCGATGTTCTACGCCATGTTCAAGTTCCGCAAATCCAAGGGCGCGGTCGCCGCGCAGTTCAGCCACAACACCACCGCCGAGATCATCTGGACGGTGGTGCCGGTAGTGATCCTGATCGCGCTGGCGTGGCCGGCCACGGCCAACCTGATCAAGATGTACGACACCCGCGATTCGGCGATGACGGTGAAGATCACCGGCTACCAGTGGATGTGGAAGTACGAATACCTCGGCGAAGGCGTCAGCTTCACCAGCCGCCTGGACCGCGAGAGCGACCGGATCCGCCAGAGCGGCGAAAAGCCCGATATGGCCAAGAATCCGTACTACCTGCTCGACGTCGACAACGCGCTCG
Above is a genomic segment from Luteimonas galliterrae containing:
- the putA gene encoding bifunctional proline dehydrogenase/L-glutamate gamma-semialdehyde dehydrogenase PutA, with protein sequence MCGLASADAIVTQILSSELPAPPSALRAAITAAWSRDETAHVAELLSQARQPDADRAAIQATAAELVRRVRARAQDQGAIEAFMRQYDLGSEEGVLLMCVAEALLRIPDQGTSDRLIRDKLGEADWRKHMGQSDSVLVNASTWGLMLTGHLVDLADDTKRDVHNAFKRLVGRVGEPVIRLAVRQAMRIMGHQFVMGRTIDEALTRSRKGDNAHYRYSFDMLGEGALTTKDALRYLDAYRLAIHAIGKSGPFADVFAAPSISVKLSALHPRYEHAKRERVLAELTSRVLELAQIAKSYGIGFTIDAEESDRLELSLDVISAAYADKSLDGWQGYGLAVQAYQKRAPYVIDYLADLARRTGRRIPVRLVKGAYWDSEVKRAQVDGQPGYPVFTRKPNTDVSYLACARRMMQASDAIYPMFATHNAHTIAAIHRLSLSLLPSGEGARRADEGTAERRELERSSYSEPSPQPLSQRERGLSAPPFEFQKLHGMGDDLYAEVIPKDRLDVPCRVYAPVGSHEDLLPYLVRRLLENGANSSFVNRITDEDVAIDDLIRDPVETVAAFESIPHPRIPLPVDLYRSQGFERDNSMGINLANDDQLRELAQQVNAATANWRAEPLVPGAKAAGPDIAVTNPADRRQTVGQWQAADAATVEKALQNAVAAQPAWDRMPAASRATILEHAADLLEQRMPQYIALCTKEAGKTIADGVAEVREAVDFLRYYAGQARKLFAPEPLPGPTGESNTLQLQGRGVFVCISPWNFPLAIFTGQIAAALAAGNAVLAKPAEQTNLIGYAAVKLLHEAGVPEAVLQFLPGDGATVGATLTRDPRVAGVAFTGSTDTARAINRALAARDAAIGVLIAETGGQNALIADSSALPEQLVKDALSSAFTSAGQRCSAARVLYVQDDIADKVIGMLAGAMAELTVGDPGLLSTDVGPVIDNDAKCLLDEHAGKMQGSAKLIAEAKLGPGTEHGTFFAPRAWELQSLSQLTRENFGPALHVLRWKAEELDRVVDAINATGYGLTLGIHSRIDDTIDRIAARANVGNIYVNRNQIGAVVGVQPFGGQNLSGTGPKAGGPHYLPRFATEKTLTVNTTAAGGNASLLTLGE
- the coxB gene encoding cytochrome c oxidase subunit II; amino-acid sequence: MNLARAMRWGMLAALMPCLAWAQPHDPHRWQLNMRKGVTHTAQIAWESHMIVLWICVVIGVLVFGAMFYAMFKFRKSKGAVAAQFSHNTTAEIIWTVVPVVILIALAWPATANLIKMYDTRDSAMTVKITGYQWMWKYEYLGEGVSFTSRLDRESDRIRQSGEKPDMAKNPYYLLDVDNALVLPIDTKVRFVVTADDVIHAWWVPALGWKQDAIPGIVNEAWSDIREPGIYRGQCAELCGKDHGFMPIVVKAVSKQEFQAWLAAEKAKRAPAPAPAPAPAAPAEAAPAPAAAPATANNSAAAPAAG